A single Vulcanisaeta distributa DSM 14429 DNA region contains:
- a CDS encoding aldehyde dehydrogenase family protein encodes MQAITINILGPVTLPDFPREFHDTMTKFGVFRAFIAGSWIDFGSYMPVKSPINGEVIAQVNKLSAEHVNSAIERLHYSWPSLRAIPAHKRADMLMKVADFIEEYRQLFRDVLVIEGGKPISEAEGEVDSTITRLRMIHQDLGRLLNVGIPGEYGVGTENKYAIVVREPIGVVAAIAPFNYPLFTSMVKIATALLAGDPVIFKPSSYTPITGVLIAKAIEYAGLGNYFAMVTGPGAIVGDAMVTHPLVRAITLTGSTETGLRVMRMAGLKRLQLELGGKAPAIVLEDADLRDAAKKIVTGSLRLSGQRCDAISRVIAMDSIADELINYITKEVSEWVVGDPRDPKVRVGPLIDSNAVERVHSMVDDALMKGGRLIYGGGYWLTYHEPTVIDHVSRKSRLALEETFGPVIPIIRVKSVDEAIEVANEVIYGLDAAVFGRDVGTLWRVARSLEVGEVTINDFPRHGLGLFPFGGVKESGFGREGIGFSVEDVTELKTIVITYK; translated from the coding sequence ATGCAGGCAATAACCATAAACATACTGGGCCCCGTAACATTGCCGGATTTTCCCAGGGAGTTCCACGACACGATGACCAAGTTCGGGGTCTTCCGAGCGTTCATTGCGGGTTCATGGATTGACTTCGGGAGTTACATGCCTGTTAAGTCTCCAATAAATGGCGAGGTGATAGCCCAAGTAAATAAGTTGAGCGCTGAGCATGTAAACTCAGCCATAGAGAGGCTCCACTACTCATGGCCATCACTCAGGGCAATACCGGCGCATAAACGCGCAGACATGCTGATGAAGGTGGCGGACTTCATCGAGGAGTATAGGCAGTTGTTTAGGGATGTCCTAGTGATCGAGGGTGGGAAGCCCATTAGTGAGGCTGAGGGTGAGGTTGATTCAACAATAACCAGGCTTAGGATGATTCATCAGGACCTGGGCAGGCTATTAAATGTGGGCATTCCAGGCGAGTATGGTGTGGGTACGGAGAATAAATACGCAATCGTGGTTAGGGAACCCATAGGCGTTGTCGCGGCGATAGCCCCGTTTAATTATCCATTATTCACATCAATGGTTAAGATAGCCACAGCCCTCCTGGCAGGTGACCCAGTGATATTTAAGCCATCGAGCTATACACCAATAACCGGCGTGTTAATTGCAAAGGCCATTGAGTATGCAGGTCTCGGTAATTACTTCGCCATGGTCACAGGCCCTGGGGCGATAGTTGGTGATGCCATGGTAACGCACCCACTGGTTAGGGCAATCACGCTAACGGGCAGTACGGAGACTGGGCTTAGGGTCATGAGGATGGCTGGGTTAAAGAGGTTGCAACTTGAGCTTGGCGGTAAGGCGCCGGCGATAGTTCTTGAGGATGCGGACTTAAGGGATGCCGCCAAGAAGATAGTCACTGGCTCACTTAGGCTCTCTGGACAGCGTTGCGATGCAATCAGTAGGGTCATCGCCATGGATAGTATAGCCGATGAGCTAATCAACTACATAACCAAGGAGGTAAGTGAGTGGGTTGTTGGCGATCCACGCGATCCCAAGGTTAGGGTCGGTCCACTCATCGACTCAAACGCCGTTGAGAGAGTTCACTCAATGGTTGATGATGCGCTAATGAAGGGAGGCAGGTTAATTTACGGTGGTGGGTATTGGCTTACGTACCATGAACCCACCGTCATTGACCATGTGAGTAGGAAGTCAAGGCTTGCACTCGAGGAGACCTTTGGTCCAGTAATACCTATCATAAGGGTTAAGTCCGTTGATGAGGCTATTGAGGTGGCTAATGAGGTTATTTACGGGCTCGACGCCGCGGTCTTTGGGCGCGACGTAGGCACGCTGTGGAGGGTGGCAAGGTCCCTGGAGGTTGGTGAGGTCACGATAAACGACTTCCCAAGGCATGGACTCGGCCTATTCCCATTCGGCGGCGTGAAGGAGTCGGGGTTCGGCCGCGAGGGGATTGGGTTTAGCGTGGAGGACGTCACCGAGCTAAAGACCATAGTAATCACGTACAAATAA
- a CDS encoding 50S ribosomal protein L24e, whose protein sequence is MRIYTCAFCGKPIPPGTGIMYVRADGTVLRFCSRKCFVSAVKYNRDPRRLAWVRKETKKAKAQK, encoded by the coding sequence ATGAGAATTTACACGTGCGCCTTCTGTGGAAAGCCAATACCACCAGGCACTGGAATAATGTATGTTAGGGCCGATGGGACAGTACTTAGATTCTGCAGTAGGAAGTGCTTCGTGAGCGCGGTTAAGTATAACCGCGACCCAAGAAGGCTGGCCTGGGTAAGGAAGGAGACGAAGAAAGCCAAGGCACAGAAATGA
- a CDS encoding NUDIX hydrolase, with product MVIVYRGRRVTLDVSKTVLPNGREMNVEKVLFPHAIAALPIYESNKVVLLRQFRPVINDYILEIPAGVIEEGERPEMALIRELNEEIGAEVDYFEKLFEGFTSPGYSTEYLTIYYVSIRRLGEPKPEPHEVIDRVIVDFRDAVNMVLNGGIRDAKSALAITLYMLKKGIRV from the coding sequence ATGGTCATAGTCTACAGGGGCAGGCGTGTTACGTTGGACGTATCCAAGACAGTACTGCCAAATGGTCGTGAAATGAATGTGGAGAAGGTCTTATTTCCTCACGCTATAGCAGCATTACCGATATATGAAAGTAATAAGGTCGTATTACTACGCCAATTTAGGCCTGTCATTAATGACTACATCCTTGAAATACCAGCTGGCGTTATTGAGGAGGGTGAGAGACCTGAAATGGCATTGATCAGGGAGTTGAATGAGGAAATTGGTGCTGAGGTTGATTATTTTGAAAAGCTCTTTGAGGGCTTTACGTCACCGGGATATTCCACTGAGTACTTAACGATTTACTACGTAAGCATTAGGAGGTTGGGTGAACCAAAGCCTGAGCCGCATGAGGTTATTGATAGGGTTATCGTTGATTTTAGGGATGCCGTGAATATGGTTCTTAATGGAGGCATTAGGGATGCTAAGTCCGCGCTTGCGATAACGCTATATATGCTTAAGAAGGGTATTAGGGTGTGA
- a CDS encoding endonuclease III domain-containing protein, which translates to MQLTEELVLKALANVKIEPRKFAALYVFRSSNDIFKALIVTILTQNTNDRNALRAYENLIRVAGDITPQRLIGIGEDALANAIKPAGMHRIRARKIIELSRVILERYGGDLTWIVDSPLDEARKALLELPGVGEKTADVILVNLGKPTFPVDTHITRISIRLGIVKSRNYREIQKAWMGILTPDPSRYLEVHLKLIQFGRDVCRARNPRCDMCGFKEVCNYYMSNVKGKVAQ; encoded by the coding sequence ATGCAATTAACTGAGGAGTTGGTGCTTAAGGCCCTTGCCAATGTTAAGATAGAGCCTAGGAAGTTCGCGGCATTGTACGTGTTTAGGAGTAGTAATGACATTTTTAAGGCGCTCATTGTAACCATATTGACGCAGAACACTAACGATAGAAATGCACTTAGGGCTTATGAAAACCTCATTAGGGTTGCCGGTGATATAACGCCGCAGAGGTTAATCGGTATTGGCGAGGATGCCCTTGCCAATGCCATTAAACCTGCTGGTATGCATAGGATTAGGGCTAGGAAAATCATTGAGTTGTCCAGGGTTATCCTTGAGAGGTATGGTGGTGATTTAACGTGGATCGTAGATTCACCTTTAGACGAGGCTAGGAAGGCGTTGCTTGAACTTCCAGGTGTTGGTGAGAAGACTGCGGATGTTATCCTGGTTAACCTGGGCAAACCTACGTTTCCTGTTGACACTCACATCACTAGGATATCCATTAGACTTGGCATTGTTAAGTCGAGGAATTACCGCGAGATACAGAAAGCCTGGATGGGCATATTGACCCCAGACCCAAGTAGGTACTTGGAGGTTCACCTTAAGCTTATTCAGTTTGGTAGGGATGTATGTAGGGCGAGGAACCCGAGGTGTGATATGTGTGGATTTAAGGAGGTTTGTAATTACTACATGAGTAATGTTAAGGGGAAGGTCGCTCAATAA
- a CDS encoding proteasome subunit beta, whose amino-acid sequence MFTVGNENLNRLMTGTTTVGIVVNDGVVLATDRRVTAGYYIAHRKKGVKIWKIDNHVAATMSGGVADLQKVLDALTATAIQYKIETGKPISIRALANYASLIVFSSRPFIYLVHMIFGGWDPDEGPVIYMLDFFGTLTRETEFMATGSGSPTAFGVLEDGYRRDMSIEDAIRLAVRAVRSAIYHDPGSGEGIDVVTITKEGYKEVNSEPYLKELIR is encoded by the coding sequence ATGTTCACAGTAGGTAATGAGAATCTTAATAGATTAATGACTGGAACAACCACCGTAGGGATAGTGGTTAATGACGGCGTTGTCCTAGCCACGGATAGGAGGGTAACCGCTGGTTACTACATAGCCCATAGGAAGAAGGGCGTCAAGATTTGGAAGATCGACAATCACGTGGCAGCAACAATGAGCGGTGGTGTTGCAGATCTACAGAAGGTTCTTGATGCATTAACGGCGACCGCGATACAGTACAAGATAGAGACTGGTAAGCCAATATCAATAAGGGCCCTAGCCAACTATGCATCTCTCATTGTGTTCTCAAGCAGACCCTTCATTTATTTGGTCCACATGATATTTGGCGGTTGGGATCCCGATGAGGGACCTGTTATATATATGCTTGACTTCTTCGGGACGTTGACTAGAGAGACGGAATTCATGGCAACAGGCAGTGGTTCGCCAACCGCGTTTGGAGTTCTCGAAGATGGTTACAGGAGGGACATGAGTATTGAGGATGCTATTAGACTTGCGGTTAGGGCTGTCAGGTCAGCCATTTACCACGATCCAGGGAGTGGCGAGGGTATTGACGTCGTGACAATAACCAAGGAGGGCTATAAGGAAGTTAATTCAGAGCCATACCTAAAGGAGTTGATTCGATAA
- a CDS encoding peptidylprolyl isomerase, which translates to MPFQKGDYILLEYTVVDKDDNKVVETTVEDKAKEAGIYRPDEVYEPRLIIIGETKLFEPLEQAIMNSSEGQEITVEIPPDKAFGQRDPSKVRVISIREFYRYGKLPRVGDVVEVNNQQGRVVSITGGRVTLDFNHPLAGKTLIVTAKVIKKLETTEDKVKYIIKQYIPRIEINKVRVELGEGGSIVTIKLPIETLFMENIGTIKARIADDIGSRFTGVNKVVFVDEIEIKREAETKPAEAKAEEKQAESKPETQQAQQSSQ; encoded by the coding sequence ATGCCATTTCAGAAGGGTGATTACATACTACTTGAGTACACGGTTGTTGATAAGGATGATAATAAGGTCGTGGAGACCACGGTAGAGGATAAGGCCAAGGAGGCAGGTATTTATAGGCCTGATGAGGTTTATGAACCGCGATTGATAATTATAGGCGAGACAAAGCTCTTTGAGCCATTGGAGCAGGCAATAATGAATTCGAGTGAGGGTCAGGAGATAACCGTGGAGATACCGCCGGACAAGGCCTTTGGCCAGAGGGACCCGAGTAAGGTCAGGGTTATATCCATTAGGGAATTCTATAGGTATGGCAAGTTACCTAGGGTTGGCGATGTTGTTGAGGTTAATAATCAACAGGGCAGGGTTGTTAGTATAACGGGTGGTAGGGTTACCCTGGACTTTAATCACCCATTGGCTGGTAAGACGCTTATCGTCACGGCTAAGGTAATTAAGAAGCTCGAGACCACTGAGGATAAGGTTAAGTATATAATTAAGCAGTACATACCGAGGATTGAGATAAATAAGGTCAGGGTTGAGCTTGGTGAGGGCGGCTCTATCGTGACGATTAAACTACCCATTGAGACTTTATTCATGGAGAACATAGGCACGATAAAGGCTAGGATAGCCGATGACATTGGGAGTAGATTCACGGGTGTGAATAAGGTGGTCTTTGTTGACGAAATAGAGATTAAGAGGGAGGCTGAGACAAAGCCTGCGGAGGCTAAGGCTGAGGAAAAGCAGGCAGAGTCAAAGCCTGAGACACAGCAGGCCCAGCAATCCTCTCAGTGA
- a CDS encoding TIGR00304 family membrane protein, giving the protein MNVAYVMSLAVTLSIILALLGIVLIIIDIVRSHEKEEREKGNEEGREERKSGVGGVVLIGPVPIIFGNDPSIIRWAIVLTIIIVVLFVILTLLPGIL; this is encoded by the coding sequence ATGAATGTAGCCTATGTAATGAGCCTCGCGGTTACATTATCGATAATACTGGCATTATTAGGGATTGTGCTAATAATAATCGATATTGTGAGGAGTCACGAGAAGGAGGAGAGGGAAAAAGGGAATGAGGAAGGGAGGGAGGAGAGGAAGTCAGGTGTTGGTGGTGTGGTCCTAATAGGCCCGGTGCCTATAATCTTTGGTAATGACCCATCCATCATTAGGTGGGCTATAGTACTCACTATAATAATTGTGGTGCTATTCGTAATACTCACGTTACTACCTGGCATACTGTGA
- a CDS encoding PLP-dependent aminotransferase family protein yields MKLYWSPVELASRLARRGVKYNFASGAPDPDLLPFDELRKSFERVYEEYGKAIIAYPGAGGLRELRVELSRYVNRVLGINANWRDVIVTAGAQHAIKLLSQLLMRRRTVVYVEDPTFVETVAPMKFQGAKLIGVPIDNEGMNIHELERLVKIHGPGIVYTVPNCHNPTGVSLSRDRRKHLIEIAREHELTIIEDDPYTSLHSNAEPTLKSMSDDVVYVGTLSKVLGPGLRIGFVITNGALRNNLEKLEQHDFAASTLNQYLVYDLLRRGVADDVVRRARELYPRKLRELIEALDEYLPNALIYRPICGFYAFINTGVNAWELLRRSIRQGVVFVPGGKFFISGAKENTARLSIGSIRIDLIREGVKTLSSVIMAT; encoded by the coding sequence ATGAAACTATACTGGTCACCTGTTGAGCTAGCCAGTAGATTAGCGAGAAGGGGCGTTAAGTATAACTTCGCCAGTGGCGCGCCTGACCCGGATTTATTACCATTTGATGAGTTGAGGAAATCCTTCGAGAGGGTTTATGAGGAGTATGGTAAGGCAATTATTGCGTATCCAGGTGCTGGTGGTTTAAGGGAGTTGAGGGTTGAGCTCTCGAGGTATGTTAATAGGGTTCTTGGTATAAACGCTAATTGGAGAGATGTAATAGTAACCGCAGGTGCTCAACACGCTATCAAATTATTATCGCAATTATTAATGAGGAGGAGAACCGTAGTCTATGTCGAAGACCCTACATTCGTTGAGACCGTGGCGCCCATGAAATTTCAGGGTGCTAAATTAATTGGTGTACCCATTGATAATGAGGGTATGAACATACATGAATTAGAGAGGCTGGTTAAGATTCATGGACCTGGCATCGTATACACAGTGCCCAATTGCCATAACCCAACGGGTGTATCACTCAGTAGGGATAGGAGGAAGCACCTAATCGAAATTGCCAGGGAGCATGAATTAACGATCATCGAGGATGACCCATACACATCACTTCACTCCAATGCGGAGCCTACCCTTAAATCCATGAGTGATGATGTTGTTTATGTTGGAACATTATCGAAGGTATTAGGTCCAGGCCTAAGGATTGGCTTTGTGATAACCAATGGTGCATTAAGGAATAATCTAGAGAAGCTTGAGCAGCACGATTTCGCGGCATCAACACTCAATCAGTACCTGGTTTATGACCTATTAAGGAGGGGTGTTGCCGACGACGTTGTAAGGAGGGCACGTGAGTTATATCCAAGGAAGCTTAGGGAGCTTATTGAGGCACTGGATGAGTATTTACCTAATGCCTTAATCTATAGGCCCATCTGTGGGTTTTATGCATTCATAAACACTGGGGTAAATGCTTGGGAGTTGTTGAGGAGGAGTATTAGGCAGGGTGTGGTGTTTGTTCCTGGGGGTAAATTCTTCATTAGCGGGGCTAAGGAGAACACGGCTAGGCTTAGTATTGGCTCAATACGCATTGACCTAATAAGGGAGGGCGTAAAGACGCTGAGTAGTGTTATTATGGCTACTTAA